The following are from one region of the Aequoribacter fuscus genome:
- a CDS encoding ABC transporter ATP-binding protein, with protein MKAALRVTNLCMSTTSRQGEATRIVDSINFELEPGQVLALIGESGSGKTSTALALMGYARAGCQIDSGQVWLGDTEILSLSPSSLRQVRGKRISYVAQSAAAAFNPSQKLMTQVIEPSLLHAMLPAEAATKKAIELFRELSLPNPESIGDRYPHELSGGQLQRVMAAMALLNEPELVIFDEPTTALDVTTQIEVLNAFKRVLIEKNLSAIYVSHDLAVVAQMADQILVLQNGQVQEINSTEHILNNADTAYTKSLIEAAKAKPKQNIPLQETQDILKVHELNVSYRKQPVVHDVSFNLRQGANLGIVGESGSGKSTLAKAIAGLNPETSGHLSFDGATLSNSLSSRSKSQLQKIQLVFQSADNALNPRHTVEETLSRPIKFFNPTLSKESTKARVLSLLDQVQIPKAILANNTGHLSGGQKQRLNLARALAADPKILLCDEITSALDTVVAEAIVELLKELKQELQLSFIFISHDLSVVEALCDDILVLYQGRLMELASNETFRSGAAHPYSQLLAQSVPQLDTQWLNNRAQSIESLTIPTDDCYSPNACVFANRCAFKETPKCTTSAPRLNQIGSEQYIRCHFSAAELHSVRKH; from the coding sequence ATGAAAGCGGCGCTAAGAGTAACCAACCTTTGTATGTCGACCACGTCTCGTCAAGGGGAAGCGACACGCATAGTAGATTCCATTAATTTCGAACTAGAACCAGGCCAGGTTTTAGCTTTGATAGGTGAATCTGGGTCAGGGAAAACCAGTACCGCTCTGGCCTTAATGGGGTACGCTCGAGCAGGCTGTCAAATTGACAGTGGTCAAGTCTGGTTGGGCGATACAGAGATTTTATCCTTGAGCCCGTCTAGCCTTAGACAAGTTCGAGGTAAAAGAATCTCTTATGTTGCCCAAAGTGCTGCGGCAGCATTTAATCCATCGCAAAAATTAATGACACAAGTCATTGAACCATCGTTACTCCACGCCATGTTGCCGGCCGAAGCCGCCACAAAAAAAGCCATAGAGTTATTCCGAGAACTTTCTCTGCCGAACCCAGAGTCAATTGGGGATCGCTATCCACACGAGCTTTCAGGTGGGCAATTACAACGTGTCATGGCGGCGATGGCTTTATTGAATGAACCAGAACTTGTTATTTTTGATGAGCCAACCACAGCACTTGATGTGACCACACAAATCGAAGTGTTAAACGCCTTTAAGCGAGTCCTAATAGAAAAAAACTTATCGGCTATTTATGTCTCCCATGATCTTGCCGTTGTTGCTCAAATGGCGGACCAAATACTCGTGCTACAAAATGGGCAAGTACAAGAAATAAACTCTACCGAACATATTCTCAACAATGCAGATACTGCCTACACCAAAAGCTTGATAGAGGCAGCAAAAGCCAAACCAAAACAAAATATACCCCTGCAAGAAACACAGGATATACTCAAAGTACACGAGCTTAATGTGTCTTACCGCAAACAACCCGTAGTACACGATGTCTCATTCAATTTGCGTCAAGGTGCTAATCTAGGAATTGTTGGTGAGTCAGGCTCTGGAAAATCCACACTAGCGAAGGCCATAGCGGGTTTAAATCCAGAAACTTCTGGACATTTGTCTTTCGACGGGGCCACGTTAAGTAATTCGCTATCCTCTCGATCAAAATCACAATTGCAAAAAATTCAGCTCGTATTTCAGAGCGCCGACAACGCCCTAAACCCCAGACATACGGTTGAAGAAACACTATCCAGGCCCATCAAATTTTTTAATCCGACGCTATCCAAAGAATCAACCAAAGCTCGAGTGTTATCTTTGTTAGATCAAGTTCAGATTCCAAAAGCCATTCTCGCAAACAACACCGGACATTTATCAGGTGGACAAAAGCAACGTCTGAACTTAGCGCGCGCACTAGCAGCTGACCCAAAAATTCTCTTGTGCGACGAAATTACATCGGCGCTGGATACCGTTGTTGCCGAGGCCATAGTCGAACTACTGAAAGAACTTAAACAAGAATTACAATTGTCTTTTATTTTTATTAGCCATGATCTATCCGTGGTCGAAGCCCTCTGCGACGACATATTGGTGCTATACCAAGGTCGCCTGATGGAACTTGCAAGTAACGAAACGTTTAGATCAGGTGCAGCACATCCATACTCTCAACTTCTCGCACAGAGCGTACCCCAGCTCGATACACAATGGCTAAACAATCGAGCACAATCTATCGAAAGCTTAACCATCCCTACCGATGATTGTTATTCCCCCAACGCCTGTGTTTTTGCGAATCGTTGCGCGTTTAAGGAGACGCCAAAATGCACCACGAGCGCTCCCAGACTAAATCAAATCGGTTCAGAGCAATACATCCGCTGCCATTTTTCAGCGGCAGAGCTTCACAGCGTTAGGAAGCATTAA
- a CDS encoding ABC transporter permease: MNNYSISKILVYTVIAFWLAMSVLGPTLAPFSVGEIVSYEVFEGIGTTHILGTDYLGRDVLSRVLHASRLTIWLALFATLFAGLMGTSLGVLASLSPTFQDELISRIMDALISIPSKIFALVTIAAFGSSMPALIIIIGISYTPGCYRIVRSLAGNVSKLEFVTIAKARGENLWYLATREVLPNIVYPILADLGLRFVFVVLLLSSLSFLGLGVQPPDADLGSLVRENMSGLAEAAPAIIAPAVSIATMTIAVNLLIDILRAENVKG; this comes from the coding sequence ATGAACAACTATTCGATTTCAAAAATCTTAGTGTACACCGTGATCGCCTTTTGGCTGGCAATGAGTGTACTGGGACCAACCCTTGCTCCTTTTTCAGTGGGGGAAATCGTGTCCTATGAGGTATTCGAAGGAATCGGAACCACCCACATTCTCGGAACAGATTACCTGGGTAGAGACGTCTTGAGTCGTGTGCTTCATGCTTCACGTTTGACTATTTGGCTGGCTCTGTTCGCAACCCTCTTTGCCGGTTTAATGGGTACTAGCTTGGGCGTTCTAGCCTCATTAAGCCCGACCTTTCAGGACGAGCTAATCAGCAGGATAATGGACGCCCTAATTTCCATCCCAAGCAAAATTTTTGCTTTGGTAACAATCGCTGCTTTTGGCTCGAGCATGCCGGCCTTAATTATCATCATTGGCATCAGCTACACCCCTGGTTGTTATCGCATCGTGCGATCGCTCGCTGGCAATGTTTCCAAACTAGAGTTTGTAACGATTGCCAAAGCTAGAGGCGAAAATCTCTGGTACCTCGCGACCAGAGAAGTGCTACCCAATATTGTTTACCCCATCTTGGCTGATCTGGGATTGCGTTTTGTTTTTGTTGTTCTTCTGCTAAGTAGCTTGAGTTTTCTCGGCTTAGGTGTACAGCCACCCGACGCGGATTTAGGTTCATTAGTCAGGGAGAACATGTCTGGCTTAGCTGAGGCAGCTCCCGCGATTATCGCGCCAGCTGTCTCCATCGCGACAATGACTATCGCCGTCAATTTGTTAATTGACATTTTGCGCGCTGAAAACGTTAAGGGCTAA